In one Rutidosis leptorrhynchoides isolate AG116_Rl617_1_P2 chromosome 8, CSIRO_AGI_Rlap_v1, whole genome shotgun sequence genomic region, the following are encoded:
- the LOC139863272 gene encoding uncharacterized protein has protein sequence MSSSDEEILVNAMKSIFAYRNNVVIRREVEEQNEAQSSRRKRRYIRRDHVEAHNRLLNDYFVQDPKYPPEYFKRRYRMPQSLLEKIIEGILSYSTRPDAPKWFTYFQQRPDARGVLGVSTILKVTTAIRQLAYGDSPDLFDEYLQISERTSRESLQNFTRCIIDLYGNVYMREPTEDDIRQLYQKHEELHGFPGMLGSIDCMHWAWRKCPNAWKGHFTRGDHSYPTIMLEAVASYDNWICHAYFGMAGSNNDLNVLNASPLFDSLLTDTAPQVPYEIGDVDIDRGYYLADGIYPSWASFVKGFSSVVDAKRKYFTKKQSAARKDVERTFGILQGRWGILRQPARAYSVNKIKRIMYGCIILHNMIIEDNGFNIAENKSYYLPVNRLQRSTWYERCDVYAEKTKELCDNDEHEYLRHTLVSHLWHNRDGNEL, from the coding sequence ATGAGTAGTTCCGACGAAGAAATTTTGGTTAACGCAATGAAAAGTATATTTGCTTATCGAAATAACGTGGTAATACGTAGGGAGGTCGAGGAACAAAATGAGGCTCAAAGCTCAAGACGAAAACGTCGCTACATTCGTCGTGATCATGTAGAAGCGCACAATCGTTTGTTGAACGATTATTTTGTTCAAGATCCGAAGTATCCCCCTGAATATTTCAAACGGCGTTATCGAATGCCACAAAGTCTTCTTGAAAAAATAATTGAAGGTATACTTTCTTACTCTACTCGTCCCGATGCACCAAAGTGGTTTACTTATTTTCAACAACGTCCTGATGCACGTGGTGTTCTCGGAGTATCTACTATTTTAAAAGTCACTACTGCCATTCGTCAACTAGCATACGGTGATTCACCGGATCTATTTGACGAATATTTACAAATTTCAGAGAGAACATCACGTGAGTCTTTGCAAAATTTTACAAGATGTATTATAGACTTGTATGGTAATGTATACATGAGAGAACCGACCGAGGACGATATACGTCAGTTGTATCAAAAACATGAAGAACTTCACGGCTTTCCTGGAATGCTTGGAAgcattgattgtatgcattgggcttgGAGAAAATGTCCAAATGCATGGAAAGGGCATTTCACCCGAGGCGATCACAGTTACCCGACAATCATGTTGGAAGCCGTTGCATCGTATGACAATTGGATTTGCCACGCATATTTTGGAATGGCCGGTTCGAACAATGACTTGAATGTCCTTAATGCATCTCCATTGTTTGATAGTTTACTAACTGACACGGCTCCTCAAGTTCCATACGAAATTGGGGACGTTGATATTGATCGAGGCTACTATCTTGCCGATGGGATTTACCCTTCGTGGGCTTCTTTCGTTAAGGGATTCTCAAGTGTTGTTGACGCAAAAAGGAAATACTTTACAAAGAAACAATCTGCAGCTCGTAAAGACGTTGAGAGGACATTTGGAATTTTGCAAGGTCGTTGGGGTATTTTAAGACAACCTGCTAGGGCATATAGCGTAAACAAAATCAAAAGAATCATGTATGGTTGCATCATATTGCACAACATGATAATTGAAGACAATGGTTTTAACATCGCTGAAAATAAATCATACTACTTGCCTGTCAACAGACTACAAAGATCAACTTGGTACGAAAGGTGTGATGTATATGCCGAGAAGACAAAAGAGCTGTGTGACAATGACGAGCATGAGTATCTTCGACATACTCTAGTTTCGCATCTATGGCATAATCGCGATGGTAACGAATTGTAA